One genomic region from Bacilli bacterium encodes:
- the ispF gene encoding 2-C-methyl-D-erythritol 2,4-cyclodiphosphate synthase, which yields MFRVGFGKDIHRLVSGKPLILGGVKINFSYGLEGHSDADVVYHALTDAVLGALALGDIGTRFPNTDIKYKNCDSSLFVKEACRLMKEADYRIGNIDILIEAEEPVLRPYIQQMQLNIAKLFMTDATNVSLKAGTREKMDAVGKKQAIEATAVVLLEKE from the coding sequence ATGTTTCGCGTGGGGTTTGGAAAAGATATTCATCGTCTCGTGAGCGGAAAGCCTCTAATATTGGGAGGCGTGAAAATAAACTTTTCCTATGGGCTTGAAGGTCACAGTGATGCGGATGTTGTTTACCACGCACTTACCGACGCGGTTTTAGGCGCTTTGGCCCTCGGTGATATTGGAACTCGTTTTCCTAATACGGATATTAAATATAAAAATTGCGATAGCAGTTTGTTTGTTAAAGAGGCTTGCCGACTGATGAAAGAAGCCGATTATAGAATCGGAAATATCGATATTTTAATCGAAGCAGAGGAGCCGGTTTTACGCCCCTATATCCAGCAAATGCAACTTAATATTGCAAAATTATTCATGACGGATGCGACTAATGTTAGTTTAAAAGCGGGGACGCGCGAAAAAATGGATGCCGTCGGAAAAAAACAAGCAATTGAAGCAACGGCAGTGGTTTTACTTGAAAAAGAATGA
- the argS gene encoding arginine--tRNA ligase translates to MSIETKLKEKISAALKELGHEVALDSIIIEHSKEVAHGDFASNVALQNARALKSNPRKIAEDIAKIINMDGIEHIEIAGPGFLNFFLKEETLTSVLTKIKTDGATYGASLNGNHKRINVEFVSANPTGDLHLGHARGAAIGDVICRLYSDTGFDVVREYYVNDAGIQINHLGESLRARYHQEFNDDVAVPEDGYHGEDLVELAKIIKTEVNDKYMVDSSESTRFFMRRGVELELAKIENDLNLFRVCFDKYSFETDVRNDNGVEKIIEALTNKQFLYEEDGALFLKTTVFGDDKDRVVVKKNGQYTYFLPDIAYHLNKLSRNFSKLIDVLGADHHGYISRMKAALQMFGYPEDILDVELIQMVRLIKDGQEFKMSKRSGKAVTLRELCDEVGVDAVRYYFVSRAASSHLDFDLDLAHETSSANPVYYAQYAHARLATVLGKAKKFAFDYSGVGLSATSEVALLKLLADFPNIEWDAAISRSPYKITNYIQKLASAIHGFYTECRVIDEENIPLTSSRLALVDCSEIVLRKALNLIGVSAPEKM, encoded by the coding sequence ATGAGTATTGAGACTAAATTAAAAGAAAAGATCAGCGCGGCATTAAAAGAACTTGGTCATGAAGTTGCGCTCGATAGTATCATCATTGAGCACTCAAAAGAAGTGGCGCATGGTGACTTCGCTAGTAACGTCGCTTTACAAAATGCGCGTGCTCTTAAGTCTAACCCGCGGAAGATAGCCGAAGATATCGCCAAAATTATCAATATGGACGGCATCGAACACATCGAAATTGCCGGGCCGGGTTTTTTAAATTTCTTTCTTAAAGAGGAAACATTGACATCAGTACTGACGAAGATCAAAACCGATGGTGCCACTTATGGCGCGTCTTTAAACGGTAACCATAAAAGAATAAATGTTGAATTTGTCTCCGCCAATCCGACCGGTGATTTGCATTTAGGTCACGCGCGTGGAGCGGCGATAGGCGACGTCATTTGCCGGTTGTATTCCGATACGGGATTTGATGTTGTCAGGGAGTACTATGTGAACGACGCTGGCATTCAGATTAATCATTTGGGCGAGTCCCTTCGCGCTCGTTACCATCAAGAATTTAATGATGATGTGGCCGTTCCAGAAGATGGATATCACGGCGAAGATTTGGTCGAATTGGCAAAGATTATTAAAACCGAAGTAAATGATAAGTATATGGTTGATTCCAGCGAATCCACTCGTTTTTTTATGCGTCGGGGCGTTGAACTTGAATTAGCGAAGATTGAAAATGACCTGAATCTTTTCCGGGTTTGTTTTGATAAATATTCATTTGAAACTGATGTACGCAATGATAATGGCGTTGAGAAAATTATTGAGGCGCTAACGAATAAGCAGTTTTTGTATGAAGAAGATGGTGCCCTGTTTCTTAAAACTACGGTTTTTGGTGATGACAAGGATCGGGTTGTTGTTAAGAAAAATGGCCAATACACTTATTTTTTACCGGACATTGCTTACCATTTGAACAAACTTTCACGTAATTTTTCAAAACTTATCGATGTGTTGGGCGCGGACCATCACGGCTATATTTCCCGGATGAAAGCGGCTCTACAAATGTTTGGCTACCCGGAAGATATTTTGGATGTCGAACTAATTCAAATGGTGCGTTTGATTAAAGACGGGCAAGAATTCAAGATGAGTAAACGAAGTGGCAAAGCAGTGACGTTGCGCGAGTTATGCGATGAGGTCGGAGTGGATGCGGTTCGCTACTATTTTGTGAGTCGAGCGGCTTCCTCACATCTTGATTTTGATCTTGACTTAGCTCATGAGACGTCAAGTGCTAATCCGGTTTATTATGCGCAATATGCTCACGCTCGTTTGGCGACCGTTTTGGGCAAAGCCAAAAAGTTTGCGTTTGATTATTCGGGAGTGGGATTGTCGGCTACATCGGAAGTGGCGCTGCTAAAGTTATTGGCGGATTTTCCGAATATCGAATGGGATGCGGCCATCAGCCGTTCACCCTATAAAATCACCAATTACATCCAGAAGTTAGCTTCGGCGATTCATGGATTTTATACCGAATGTCGGGTAATTGATGAAGAAAATATACCTTTGACCAGCTCGCGCTTAGCCTTGGTTGATTGTTCGGAGATTGTTTTAAGAAAGGCTTTAAATCTTATCGGTGTATCGGCACCGGAAAAGATGTAA
- the rpoE gene encoding DNA-directed RNA polymerase subunit delta, whose amino-acid sequence MVARATLDVAFEILEENKGPLSFFNLWTKVAEAQGYDEGERHHHISRFYTNLSLDGRFVNLGDNTWDLRKNNTYDKVHIDINDVYSDVEMTDNDEEEEAELKEEIGAFDDTPAEDDYDEEETDDKGFREDL is encoded by the coding sequence ATGGTTGCCAGAGCTACACTAGATGTCGCATTTGAAATTCTTGAAGAAAACAAAGGACCGCTGTCGTTTTTTAACTTATGGACAAAGGTTGCTGAGGCTCAAGGGTATGATGAGGGAGAAAGACATCACCACATTTCTCGGTTTTACACTAATCTGTCATTGGATGGGCGCTTTGTTAATTTAGGCGACAATACTTGGGATTTGCGTAAAAACAATACATATGACAAAGTTCACATCGACATCAACGATGTTTATTCGGATGTTGAGATGACCGATAACGACGAAGAAGAAGAGGCGGAACTTAAAGAAGAGATTGGCGCCTTTGATGATACACCGGCTGAAGATGATTATGACGAAGAAGAAACCGATGACAAAGGTTTTCGGGAAGACCTTTAA
- the fba gene encoding class II fructose-1,6-bisphosphate aldolase, with translation MPLVSMKEMLNKAKAEHYAVGQFNINNLEWTIAILDKCQELKAPVILGVSSGAAKYMGGFHVIVKMVEGLIIDKGYTIPIAIHLDHGASFELCKTAIDAGFTSVMIDASKYELAENIRITKQVVDYARAQNREISVEAELGHVGGQEEDVIAETMYARPDECLAMIKESGIDCVAPALGSVHGPYKGEPKLGFPEMKEISELVKIPLVLHGGSGIPDFQIKMAIERGTAKINVNTECQQSFTAVVREVLKNDEKVYDPRKVIGPGMKGIANVVQAKCEVFGCIGKAE, from the coding sequence ATGCCATTAGTTAGTATGAAAGAGATGTTGAATAAAGCCAAAGCCGAACACTATGCGGTGGGACAATTCAACATAAACAATTTAGAGTGGACAATTGCCATTCTTGATAAGTGTCAAGAGCTCAAAGCTCCAGTAATTCTAGGGGTAAGCAGCGGTGCCGCCAAATATATGGGTGGATTCCATGTCATTGTTAAGATGGTTGAAGGATTAATTATTGATAAAGGATATACGATTCCGATTGCAATTCACTTGGATCACGGAGCCAGTTTTGAGTTATGCAAAACGGCAATTGACGCTGGTTTTACATCGGTGATGATTGATGCCAGCAAATATGAATTGGCAGAAAATATTCGAATTACCAAGCAGGTTGTTGATTATGCGCGCGCGCAAAATCGGGAAATTTCGGTTGAAGCGGAACTAGGCCATGTCGGCGGACAAGAAGAAGATGTCATTGCTGAAACAATGTACGCTCGGCCAGATGAATGCTTAGCGATGATTAAAGAGAGTGGAATTGATTGTGTGGCTCCGGCTCTCGGAAGCGTTCATGGTCCATATAAAGGTGAGCCAAAGCTTGGTTTCCCAGAGATGAAAGAGATTAGTGAACTCGTTAAAATTCCTCTCGTCCTTCATGGTGGATCAGGAATTCCTGATTTTCAGATTAAAATGGCCATCGAACGGGGAACAGCTAAAATTAACGTTAACACCGAATGTCAGCAATCCTTCACGGCAGTTGTGCGTGAAGTATTGAAAAACGATGAAAAAGTTTATGACCCACGGAAGGTTATCGGCCCGGGAATGAAAGGTATTGCTAACGTTGTCCAGGCCAAATGTGAGGTCTTTGGTTGCATTGGCAAAGCCGAATAA
- a CDS encoding bifunctional oligoribonuclease/PAP phosphatase NrnA, which yields MRIQKSIYNLIRSSDIITIFGHVNPDDDCYGSQVGLRDSLRQTFPHKQIYALGSGSSRLLDYVGKMDVIDDETIKKSLAIIVDVGDRERIEDQRFSIAKKMIKIDHHIFTEAFADYEWIDTMYVAASEMIADFVIFNHMRMPLSAARALFAGISADSGRFQYAPTSERTFRLAAELIEIGANPSELYDLIYVYNPQFVRFKSEVVANYQTNGVVAYLVIDQPFLLARNLKSGDAYGLVNGIANMDGFPIWISFVEREDGIVNCEIRAKKVNIQPVASAFGGGGHEQAAGCRLDSIKRIPDVLAALNRAAKGDDDNV from the coding sequence ATGCGTATACAAAAGAGTATTTATAATTTAATCCGGAGCTCAGATATTATTACTATTTTTGGTCATGTCAATCCGGATGATGACTGCTATGGGTCGCAAGTTGGACTTCGCGATTCCCTTCGTCAGACTTTTCCCCATAAGCAAATATATGCCTTGGGTTCCGGCTCCAGTCGGCTTCTCGATTATGTCGGCAAAATGGATGTAATTGACGACGAAACTATTAAAAAGTCTCTGGCAATAATTGTCGATGTTGGCGATCGCGAAAGAATTGAAGATCAAAGGTTTTCCATCGCCAAGAAAATGATTAAAATCGACCACCATATTTTTACCGAAGCCTTTGCTGATTATGAATGGATCGATACGATGTATGTCGCGGCCTCAGAAATGATTGCCGACTTTGTTATTTTTAATCATATGCGGATGCCATTATCCGCCGCGCGGGCCTTATTTGCCGGTATCAGTGCCGATTCCGGTCGTTTTCAATATGCTCCAACATCGGAACGCACATTTAGACTGGCGGCCGAATTAATTGAAATAGGCGCTAATCCAAGTGAACTATATGATTTGATTTATGTTTATAATCCCCAATTTGTTCGTTTTAAAAGCGAAGTGGTCGCTAATTATCAGACCAATGGAGTTGTGGCGTATCTAGTTATTGATCAGCCTTTTTTGCTTGCCCGTAATCTAAAAAGCGGCGATGCATATGGCTTAGTTAATGGAATAGCCAATATGGATGGATTTCCGATTTGGATTAGTTTCGTCGAGCGAGAAGATGGAATAGTCAATTGTGAAATTCGAGCCAAAAAAGTAAACATTCAACCAGTGGCAAGCGCTTTTGGTGGCGGTGGCCATGAACAGGCGGCTGGATGCCGGTTGGATTCAATCAAACGCATTCCGGATGTTTTAGCGGCCTTAAATAGAGCGGCTAAAGGAGATGACGACAATGTTTGA
- a CDS encoding 3'(2'),5'-bisphosphate nucleotidase CysQ, with the protein MFEQELRAAIDAAIKAKRHVLGVYETSFAVEIKADNSPVTEADKGADRIIRTFLQKRFPDYAFLTEESIDDKTRLQNDYVWIVDPVDGTKDFVNHDDEFTINIALAYKHEIVLGVVLVPVSGDIYYALKNGGSFRLRNNIITKLHVNGKTEGLTVLTSRYHMNEKERTTINVHKNKIVRVMSVGSSLKPCYIAAGEAELSYRFSSGTKEWDTAANQIIVEEAGGIFVKPDGSRYIYNREDVVNREGYVITNRKENLLL; encoded by the coding sequence ATGTTTGAACAAGAGCTAAGAGCGGCGATTGACGCCGCTATTAAGGCAAAGAGGCACGTCCTTGGAGTCTATGAAACTTCATTTGCAGTGGAGATTAAAGCTGATAATTCTCCCGTTACTGAAGCTGACAAAGGTGCGGACAGAATCATTCGTACTTTTCTTCAAAAGCGTTTTCCCGATTATGCGTTTTTGACGGAGGAAAGTATCGACGATAAGACGCGCTTACAAAATGACTATGTTTGGATTGTAGATCCGGTAGACGGCACGAAAGATTTTGTCAATCATGACGATGAATTTACAATTAATATTGCCCTGGCCTATAAGCATGAAATTGTTCTTGGAGTCGTGCTTGTTCCCGTCAGTGGCGACATATATTATGCGCTCAAAAATGGGGGCTCATTTCGCTTAAGAAACAATATTATTACGAAATTGCATGTTAATGGCAAAACCGAAGGCTTGACGGTTCTTACCAGCCGATATCACATGAATGAAAAAGAAAGAACAACAATCAATGTTCACAAAAACAAGATTGTTCGGGTTATGAGCGTCGGATCTTCTTTGAAGCCATGTTATATTGCGGCCGGAGAAGCAGAGTTGTCATATCGCTTTTCCAGTGGAACCAAGGAATGGGATACGGCGGCTAATCAAATTATTGTTGAGGAAGCCGGCGGTATTTTTGTTAAACCGGACGGAAGTCGCTATATTTACAACCGCGAAGACGTCGTTAATCGGGAAGGCTATGTTATTACTAATCGAAAGGAAAACTTATTATTATGA
- a CDS encoding 5'-nucleotidase C-terminal domain-containing protein → MKKRILFVLLPLLLAGCNPSASSSHSSYSVPSFNTSYDNTLEPNKDEQGNYLLDFYGLNDFHGSVAEDEAESQPGFSKIAAFLKEKRTENPGGTVIVSSGDMWQGSADSNITHGELVVDLMNYVGFDAMALGNHEFDWEISQIEENAQKANFPFLGANIVSSTTGQRADFALPSVMIKRGPLNIGIIGTIGANLESSIVASALAGYEFAPQAPIVADESERLKDEGADAVVLLTHDSWATLYLDGRTIVDNHYVDAVFSGHAHVTDRHLENNIPILQTTGMGEQIMHIQLAISETGEVTPTTYEVLDSSTYVSGLTPDTLAQEIYDYYYYNFIKDIKEEVVGKVGSTMNLMQISYMACYTMLQHARTVDDTVVAAFHNNYGGIRVDSWPKGQMTYGDIYKTIPFDNYISIFEVSGESIKQMANQYSAVATVKETELVNSQVYKIAIISYLSEGRAAPYLLDDGVIISGFVRDLIAQEFRDNGTVYPNTYSAYAI, encoded by the coding sequence ATGAAAAAAAGAATTTTATTTGTTCTTCTTCCTTTGCTTTTGGCCGGGTGCAATCCCAGCGCTAGCAGCAGTCATTCTTCCTATAGTGTGCCAAGTTTTAATACATCATACGATAATACGCTTGAACCCAATAAGGATGAGCAGGGTAACTATCTATTGGACTTTTATGGTCTAAATGATTTTCATGGTTCCGTGGCCGAAGATGAGGCGGAAAGTCAACCCGGTTTTAGCAAAATCGCTGCCTTTTTGAAAGAAAAACGGACGGAGAATCCCGGCGGTACCGTGATTGTTTCTAGCGGTGATATGTGGCAAGGATCAGCCGATAGCAATATTACCCATGGTGAATTGGTCGTTGATTTAATGAACTACGTTGGTTTTGATGCCATGGCGCTCGGCAATCATGAATTTGATTGGGAAATCTCGCAAATTGAAGAAAATGCGCAAAAGGCTAATTTCCCTTTTCTAGGAGCTAACATTGTCAGCAGTACAACTGGTCAAAGGGCGGACTTTGCGCTTCCTTCAGTCATGATAAAACGCGGCCCACTGAATATCGGAATCATCGGTACGATCGGCGCAAATTTAGAGAGTTCCATCGTAGCTTCCGCGCTTGCTGGTTACGAATTCGCTCCCCAGGCTCCGATTGTTGCCGATGAGAGTGAACGTTTAAAGGATGAAGGTGCGGATGCGGTTGTTCTTCTTACTCATGATTCCTGGGCCACGCTCTATTTGGATGGACGAACAATCGTTGATAACCATTATGTTGATGCCGTTTTTTCGGGACATGCCCATGTTACGGATCGGCATCTGGAAAATAACATTCCTATTTTGCAGACTACCGGTATGGGCGAGCAGATTATGCATATTCAACTAGCAATCTCGGAAACGGGGGAAGTCACTCCTACCACTTATGAGGTCTTAGACTCATCGACATATGTTTCCGGTTTAACCCCTGACACTTTAGCGCAGGAAATCTATGATTATTACTACTACAATTTTATTAAAGACATTAAAGAAGAAGTTGTGGGTAAAGTCGGTTCGACCATGAACCTGATGCAAATTTCATACATGGCCTGCTATACAATGCTTCAGCACGCAAGAACGGTTGATGATACGGTGGTAGCCGCTTTCCATAATAACTATGGAGGAATACGCGTGGATTCATGGCCCAAGGGACAGATGACGTATGGCGACATATATAAGACGATTCCCTTTGATAATTACATATCTATTTTTGAAGTGAGCGGCGAATCCATAAAACAGATGGCCAATCAATACTCGGCAGTGGCTACGGTTAAAGAGACGGAGTTAGTTAATAGCCAAGTTTATAAGATTGCGATTATCTCCTACCTATCAGAAGGTCGGGCGGCACCGTATTTACTAGATGATGGCGTTATTATCAGTGGTTTTGTCCGTGATCTTATCGCTCAAGAGTTCCGGGATAACGGAACGGTATATCCGAATACTTATAGTGCTTACGCAATATAA
- a CDS encoding NifU family protein, with translation MTIEEQIEQTLDKIRPFIRRDGGDVKFLRFDNGVVYVSMVGACQGCSLIDTTLTQGIEVILMEEVPGVLGVSLENDPSLY, from the coding sequence ATGACTATTGAGGAACAAATTGAACAGACTTTAGATAAAATTCGCCCTTTTATTCGCCGCGATGGCGGAGACGTTAAATTTCTTCGTTTTGATAATGGTGTCGTCTATGTTTCGATGGTCGGTGCTTGTCAAGGTTGCTCCTTGATTGACACTACTTTGACCCAAGGAATTGAAGTTATCCTGATGGAGGAAGTTCCCGGCGTGCTCGGTGTTAGCTTGGAAAATGATCCTAGTCTTTATTAA
- a CDS encoding desulfoferrodoxin family protein produces the protein MAVKFYKCMHCGNEVDMIYDSGVNPVCCGTPMTELKANTKEGVATEKHIPVVKVDANQVTVTVGEVPHPMVAEHWIEWIYLITDKGAYRRVLKPGDKPEAYFGLAKDEKILEAYAFCNIHGLWKVTL, from the coding sequence ATGGCGGTTAAGTTTTACAAATGCATGCATTGTGGAAATGAAGTCGATATGATTTATGATAGCGGCGTCAACCCCGTATGCTGCGGAACTCCAATGACCGAGTTAAAGGCCAATACGAAGGAAGGCGTGGCAACGGAAAAACATATTCCGGTTGTTAAAGTTGATGCTAACCAAGTTACGGTTACTGTCGGTGAAGTACCCCACCCAATGGTTGCTGAACACTGGATTGAATGGATTTACCTCATTACTGACAAAGGTGCCTATCGTCGGGTTTTAAAACCGGGTGATAAACCGGAAGCCTACTTTGGACTCGCTAAGGATGAAAAGATTTTGGAGGCCTATGCATTTTGCAATATTCATGGCCTTTGGAAAGTCACCTTATAA
- a CDS encoding SPFH domain-containing protein, with product MSGIEVFLVVLAIIVFIGLLIFIGSIRIVHQTNKYVVERLGAYHTTWTVGFHILVPFIDRVTKIVTMKEQVKDFDPQPVITKDNVTMQIDTVVFFTITDAKLYAYGVENPLAAIENLSATTLRNIIGDLDLDETLTSRDIINSKMRATLDEATDPWGIKVNRVEVKNILPPKDIRDAMERQMRAERERREKILLAEGEKKSAILLAEGKKESEILNAEADKKAAIMRAQGQAESTLTIKRAEADALIMVKQAEAQGIEAIKKASPSEAVLKIKQYEAMMKVSEGQATKIIIPGDMQNIASMATAIKEVIKDK from the coding sequence ATGAGTGGTATTGAAGTTTTCTTGGTAGTTCTTGCAATTATCGTTTTTATTGGTTTATTGATCTTTATTGGTTCAATTCGGATTGTCCATCAGACTAACAAGTATGTCGTGGAACGGCTTGGCGCCTATCACACTACTTGGACCGTGGGCTTCCACATTCTGGTTCCATTTATTGACCGCGTGACCAAGATTGTTACTATGAAAGAGCAGGTAAAAGATTTTGATCCGCAACCGGTTATTACAAAAGATAACGTCACAATGCAGATTGATACAGTCGTTTTCTTTACGATCACCGACGCAAAGTTATATGCCTATGGCGTAGAGAATCCTCTCGCCGCAATTGAAAATCTGTCGGCAACCACATTGCGTAATATTATTGGTGATCTTGATTTAGATGAAACCCTAACCAGCCGGGATATTATCAATTCTAAAATGCGGGCTACTCTCGATGAAGCAACCGATCCCTGGGGCATTAAAGTCAACCGGGTGGAAGTTAAAAACATTCTTCCTCCGAAGGATATCCGTGATGCGATGGAACGGCAAATGCGGGCTGAAAGAGAGCGCCGGGAAAAGATCCTTCTTGCTGAAGGGGAAAAGAAATCAGCTATCCTGTTGGCCGAAGGTAAAAAAGAATCCGAAATTTTAAATGCGGAAGCCGATAAGAAAGCCGCCATTATGCGGGCTCAGGGTCAAGCCGAATCAACTCTGACCATTAAGCGGGCAGAAGCCGATGCGCTCATTATGGTAAAGCAAGCGGAAGCACAGGGAATCGAAGCCATTAAAAAAGCTTCACCTAGCGAAGCCGTCTTGAAGATTAAGCAATATGAAGCCATGATGAAAGTTTCCGAAGGCCAAGCGACGAAAATCATTATTCCTGGTGATATGCAAAACATCGCCAGCATGGCTACTGCTATTAAAGAAGTTATCAAAGACAAGTAA
- a CDS encoding NfeD family protein, translated as MDNYMVWIWLAVFILMIVIEASTASLVTVWFAIGAIVAMILSIIPEVPFWVEIVVFVAVSTVVLVLLRPLVKKLLGRSEIKSNTDEIIGRRATVVHPITDIEYGAVKLNGVIWTAMNTDSHGGKISTGSIVEILAISGNKLVVKLIKSSDSDAITK; from the coding sequence ATGGATAATTATATGGTTTGGATTTGGTTGGCAGTATTTATCTTAATGATCGTCATTGAAGCATCAACTGCCAGCTTAGTAACTGTATGGTTTGCTATCGGAGCTATTGTGGCAATGATTTTAAGCATTATACCCGAGGTCCCTTTTTGGGTTGAAATTGTTGTCTTTGTGGCTGTATCCACGGTTGTTCTTGTTCTATTGCGGCCATTGGTTAAGAAACTGCTTGGTCGCTCAGAAATCAAGAGTAACACCGATGAGATTATCGGCCGCCGGGCAACCGTTGTCCATCCAATTACTGATATCGAGTATGGAGCCGTCAAACTCAATGGAGTTATTTGGACGGCAATGAATACTGATTCGCATGGTGGTAAAATAAGCACAGGTAGCATCGTCGAGATATTGGCCATTTCGGGCAATAAACTCGTCGTAAAACTCATTAAAAGTAGTGACAGTGATGCCATTACCAAGTAA
- a CDS encoding glucose-6-phosphate isomerase, whose amino-acid sequence MIKLDLSHVIEKIDFTAYQAKVEAINRMIDERTGAGSDFLGWTTWPNDYDKTEVAQIKRDAAYVRQNFEVLVVCGIGGSYLGARSAIDALRGLYSAAKPEIIYLGQTFSSTYIHQVLTYLKTKKFAINVISKSGTTTETSVAFRLVKELLEHKVGKNEARKAIFATTDKARGALKTLADKEGYQTYVLPDNIGGRYSVITAVGLFPIACAGFDIDNLLLGAKDAAKDFSNPDLNSNVAYQYAVARDYLYHHHYQVEMFVLYEPQYTQIGEWCKQLFGESEGKEGKGLLPDSATFSTDLHSLGQFIQEGTHILFETVIHVESSAYEVKVPHDDDNLDGLNYLEGKTLNFINDKAFEGTVAAHEQEGKVPNIIINIPTIDSYNIGYMFFFFMKTCAMSAYLLDINPFNQPGVEIYKRNMFHLLGKKGY is encoded by the coding sequence ATGATTAAATTAGATTTGTCTCACGTTATTGAAAAAATTGATTTTACTGCTTATCAAGCAAAGGTTGAAGCAATTAATCGGATGATTGATGAAAGAACCGGCGCCGGAAGTGATTTTCTAGGTTGGACAACTTGGCCGAATGACTATGACAAAACGGAAGTGGCTCAAATTAAGCGCGATGCCGCCTATGTGCGCCAAAATTTTGAAGTTCTCGTCGTTTGCGGAATCGGCGGTTCTTATTTGGGCGCCCGTTCAGCCATTGATGCTTTAAGAGGTCTATACTCCGCTGCTAAACCGGAGATAATTTATCTCGGGCAGACCTTTTCTAGTACCTACATTCATCAAGTTTTGACATATTTAAAAACCAAGAAGTTTGCAATTAATGTTATATCTAAGTCAGGAACTACCACCGAAACCTCCGTTGCTTTTCGCTTGGTAAAAGAATTATTGGAACATAAAGTTGGTAAAAATGAAGCTCGCAAGGCTATTTTTGCCACTACCGATAAAGCAAGGGGCGCATTAAAAACTTTAGCCGATAAAGAAGGATATCAAACTTATGTCTTACCGGATAATATCGGAGGCCGCTATTCCGTTATTACCGCGGTCGGCCTTTTCCCTATTGCCTGTGCGGGATTTGATATTGATAATTTGCTTTTAGGGGCCAAAGATGCCGCTAAGGATTTTTCTAATCCCGACTTAAACAGCAATGTTGCCTATCAATATGCCGTAGCGCGCGATTATCTTTATCACCACCACTATCAAGTAGAAATGTTTGTGCTCTACGAGCCTCAGTATACGCAGATCGGCGAGTGGTGCAAACAGTTATTTGGTGAGTCCGAAGGTAAAGAAGGAAAAGGGTTGCTTCCTGATTCCGCGACTTTTTCGACCGATCTTCATAGTCTTGGACAGTTTATTCAAGAGGGAACGCACATTCTCTTTGAAACGGTTATTCACGTTGAATCTTCCGCCTACGAAGTCAAGGTTCCGCATGATGACGATAATCTCGATGGCCTAAATTATCTAGAGGGAAAAACTTTAAATTTTATTAACGACAAAGCATTTGAAGGAACAGTTGCCGCCCACGAACAGGAAGGTAAAGTACCGAACATAATTATTAATATTCCGACGATTGATAGTTATAACATCGGTTATATGTTCTTCTTTTTTATGAAGACTTGTGCGATGAGCGCTTACCTTTTGGATATTAATCCCTTCAACCAACCAGGGGTGGAAATTTACAAGCGTAATATGTTCCATTTATTGGGTAAAAAAGGCTACTAG
- a CDS encoding S1 RNA-binding domain-containing protein, with protein MSDKLYNTGDICEGTVIEIRPYGAILAFDNEQEGLLHISEISTKFVRNIADFAPVGSKIQVIIVDVDHKSNFLRLSIKKIPQVSPNKRDSEKRRKLISASEIDFSPLEERLPKWIKEAKAMATTKKEKKL; from the coding sequence ATGTCGGATAAACTTTATAATACGGGAGATATTTGTGAGGGAACTGTTATCGAAATACGCCCCTATGGTGCTATTTTAGCCTTCGATAATGAACAGGAAGGGTTACTGCATATTTCGGAAATATCGACCAAATTCGTTCGAAATATTGCTGATTTTGCCCCAGTTGGTTCCAAAATTCAAGTTATTATTGTCGATGTTGATCACAAGAGTAACTTCTTGCGGCTATCAATTAAAAAAATACCTCAAGTTTCGCCCAACAAGCGCGATTCCGAGAAAAGACGAAAATTAATTTCCGCCTCTGAAATTGATTTTAGCCCTCTAGAAGAACGTCTCCCAAAATGGATTAAAGAAGCCAAAGCAATGGCAACTACGAAGAAGGAAAAGAAATTATGA